TCTCAGCGACCAAAATAGAGAGAGACAATTCGTTACATGGGAATACTTGATATCCTCCCTCCGATTGTGTTAAATACTTTTTTATACCATATATTTTAAATGTTTGTGTAAACCGACGTTTTTCTGAAACCAAGTAATAAGAATTATGATAGAAAAGAAGACCTGTCTATTGAATCTGTCACCCGATAATTTCACCAGTGATATTACAGCATAAGCAATATGGCAATATTTATAAAACCTATAAAACCTGCCTGATCTGCTCTATTCCATATCAGCTACATGTTGTAATAGGCTAATTATTCCAATAAGTAAACTAAGTGTGGTCTCATTATTCTGCACAAATTTTTGAACTCAATAGAAGACTGAATATATCAGGTAACTTAACAGGAAATGGAAAAACTTGTAGGTGCACCTTCGTCTTATGACAATTAGGgtactcataggtatatatatatatatatatatatatatatatatatatatatatatatatatatatatatatatatatgccatttggtaaacatgagattgtccaatatatatacgTTCGTATCTCCAGTCAGCTGGGAGTAGGCGCACAGCGTTTAGTTGAATCATACATATTCGATAAAGATATGGCATCACGTCAACCATTTTCATCTCAGTCAATACTGTatatattattggattatgtagaCGAGAAAAAGAAATACGACCTGGACATTATTCACAGGGTAAGATAAATCGTGACAAAATAAGTTATTGCTCTCCACACATGATGCTAAATTTTCGATCTCCGAACCATTTAGGTTTAGCTCTGTAAGTTTTCAATCTAAATTTACTTGTGTATCTTCAATTCTGTAACAATCAATATCTCAGAGGAATCAAATAGTTTAAATGAAGTACCAAGGCAGAGCAACCAACACAGGCAGGCTTATCCTTGTGTGAAAGTTAGCTGAAGGAACTTGTTTAATATACTAGATTTTTTTCTTAGTATCGTGGATTCTGATGCAACAGCTTATGGCTTTATGAAGCATATTCAGCCAGTGTttcaggagatatatatatatatatatatatatatatatatatatatatatatatatatatatatatatatatatatatatatatatgtgtgtgtgtgtgtgtgtgtgtgtgtgtgtgtgtgtgtgtgtgttacctcatCATGAGTGACTAAGGAAGGACACACAATTCCTATATACACCTTAAGAACCATTAAGCATGACGCAGAATAAAAGCAATGTAGCCTACCAAAACCTCTCTGGTCTCCCTCGTGTTCTGGTTTTAGATACATCTCAAAATGGCTCAGGAACTTATAAAGATAATGAAGTAACGTTATTCTTGATTTTTCTACAGCTGAGTTGCATGCGAAGCAGACATTGGGGCTCTTTTTGTGGCTAGTCATGGAAAATTtgacattttcttgtattttatgAAATGATTCTTTTAGCTGATATCCAGAAAAGCTTTAGTATATACAGAACGGCATAGTTTGGCTGTTTTGAAGAGTGAAAAACATCTCTGTAAACCATCTAAtgaatgaatattgataaatttgtTGGCAATGAGTGTGCTAGGCAACGTAATGAAAACCTAGTCACTTGTACTCTTGAATTGTGATATAAAAACTGAAGAGTATATTGAAAAGAATAACGTCATACCTTTTGCTCTGATTAAGTGGCAGTAAATTTTTATACTAATATAATTGTGCAAGTTAATGGAACATCATATTTCGTCAGTCTTACTTTACTCTTCAAGTAACACACTTCGCATTTTAATCACTGGTGTTAAAATATTAATTTCATTTAAAGcagaagttcccccccccccctctatacaATGGGATGAGCACATAAAGAATCGTTTTCAGCTTCACAAATTTCCTGATAGGAGGAATGTTTGATATCGTTAATTTAAATCATTTAAATGCAAGCATATCACAAGCAGGCAGGGAGAACTCACACGAACTGTTCAACGGTATTTCACACTGTAACTAAACTGaaattcctcctcttttttttttttttcttcgtacctGGTCGTCATGACTAGGCCTTGgagagtacagtggtggtggctgcaaGTGTGGTTGGAGGGATCAGGTTACCTGGTTTAGGTGTTGGGGTGCTCGGACCGCCCTTCACACGCATTTTGCGCCTCTCGCCCGTGAGGAACAATTTGCCTGGCATCTTGTCTTCCCTCAACAGTATGGTGGATGGCCTCACACCAGTTCAACGGTGAGGTCTCTTGTATTTTGCATCACAATGCCTGACACTAAGATTCTGTTGACGAGAGGATTTCATTTCACATAAAGGCAGATTTCACGTTAATCATGTGACATTTAGCCAAAAAATGTGGTTCATTGTTATTTTACGATATTGAATTTGACTCGATTTTTAGAGCTAAATGCTTCAGTGCACAAATGCTAAGCATAAAAAGATAAGAGTAAGAATAGATAACTTTTAAGAAGCTTTAAGAGTCAAGTGTTAAGCATTTAGGAGAAACAAAATTATTTACCCTGTTTCTGTGGATGTTTTAACTTTAAGCagttaaatatatataccttacgTTCCAGTGTCACTTAACATGCTAAACATGAATGAAAAGCAAATGAAGTCCATGAGAAGCTTTCGTTTGTAACCTTATCATTATAGGTCATGCATCGTTAGGAGTCACCAAAAGTTATGATTTTAAGGTAACTGTTAACAGAAATTTTGTGATGCTGACTACATAACTCTTGTCTTTTAAAGAGGGACAGAAGTGAGTGTGGAGGTGAGTGAGGCTCTGGATACAGTGGTAGCTGAGGCTGCTGCCTTCTCCCTGGCCGCCACACATCCTCTGCAGGTTAGTGGTTACCTGTACTTACATTTTACACCTATTCTTCACCTGACTAAAGCACTCCATTCTCACGCCTTTCCTTCACACCATCTGCCCCCTGTATACTTTTAGTATCTGTTCCAGACATCCACTTTACTTGCTCTAGTTTGTACGGCCGTTTACCGAGTTCATTGTCAAGGGAGACGAACTAACTAATGCACCAAAGTAATGGAAACTAATAAAAGACGTTCAAATTATTATATgtatacggtacgacccatgggtatgatgacatTTAACCTGTACCTTGAGCGCAGGTCATGTAAGGGACCAGGCCTGccaaaagggtcgtactgtcgtgctcaggcctgggtcgtaccgttgtgttaaaGGGTATTTAGAGCATCTACGAGACCGTGTCATGTACTGAGCACCTGGTACATttccaggtggtggtgatcacgtggGGACCGGTGCACGTGCTGACAGAGGCCTTCACGTTGCTCCTGAACCACTCCCATGCCCGCTGCTTGAGAGCCGTGCACGTAAGTACTGTACAAAGCCAACGGGGGAAATAACGCATATGGCAAGCACTGATATTCATACGAGAGGGGTCTGGACCCTTGTCTTCAAGGTGTCACCCTGGCGTATTATTCCCCTTGTAACCCCTGTAACTCTCGCCAGTGGAAACCTTCCTCTTaagtgttgtttgtttgtgtaggtGGCTGGCGTGGAGAACATTTTGCATGGGGCGCTTCTGCAAGAGAACGTCCCCGCAGGCGACGCTGCTGGGGGAGTCTGGGTCACCGCCGCATCCTACTCGCCAGATCCTTACACCTTCACTGCACTTTTTAAGGTAAACAAAAGCCTTCACTTAGTGTGTGTGAGCATATGTTGGACCTCGTGTGTAAGGgtgcatggttttttttttaatgtaattacGTCTTTGTACCATGGGgggagagtattttttttttttttttacacccaaGGGGCCCCTCCTCTTGACCATTAGTCTTCGTCACGgaactgttttaaaaacttaaaggttgtaactttgagcacgactgtataatGCTTTAGTATGGTGGCTTGGCATTAGACCCAACCCTTAAGGCTCTTCTGAAGGGCCACATCGTTCATGTTGAAGGAATAAATGATGGCTCTGGGTGCGTGACGCATGGGGACGTGGGACTGTAAATCTTAGGCCATAGGACTTCTACCGTGGTATCTTGCAACCATCAGTTTTCCGTGTTTCTACAGTCATGGCTGGGCGAGACGAAAGGCAAGGAGCCTCACATTCAACTAATTATTCCTGCCGCCATTTGCGAAGACCACCAGGATCCCCTCACATGTAAGTCCTCATTTTCCCCTCAGTTTCGACCAGCAAGACCCACTCACATGAGAGtccttttcattttcccctcaaGTCTCGACCAGCTAAGACCCACTCACATGTAAGtccttttcattttcccctcaaGTCTCGACCAGTAAGACCCACTCACATGCAAGTCCTCCTCATTTTCCCCTCAATCTCGACCAGCAAGACCCACTCACATGTAAGTCCTCCTCATTTTCCCCTCAAGTCTCGACCAGCAAGACCCACTCACATGCAAGTCCTCTTCAGTTTTCCCCTCAGTCTCGACCATCGCAACTGACGGCCTGGGGGCTGATAATTATAAGTATCCAGACATGAGCCGTTAGGTACACAGGGATATATCTGCATACACCGTTGGGATAACGTAGGGTAATATGACCGTCCAGAATCTCCATCAGCTGGAACGATACTCGAAAGGTTCTCTTGTTTTAGGGATTATTTCCTCAAGACAAAACAGCCTCTAAATCTTCATGTTTACATGCTCGCCACAATATATAACAGTATGGTTATGAGTATTGCCTCAGGTCATATCATCTATACATTGTCTTACTACAATCCGTTTATTCATTTTACGTTTCGGTCACATCCCATGGCTGCCCAACATTTTTCGTTTCACCCTCTAGTGCTGATGAATATGTGTTCTATTTGTCATATTTGCAGCTTTTCAACTTAGTTTGTTTTGCATGTCCACTGCAACTATTGTTTCGCATGGTTGCACACTTTCTATCGGTCGGGTTGCAGTGCTAGTGGATATGCAAGAGATCATGGTCAACCCAGCGTGTCTGCCCAGCACCGTGGCCTCCCGCCTCACCATCAACAATAACATCTATCGCACCGTCTCCACCACACAAGGTACTTAACTCTCCACTCTGCTGCTTGAACAAGCTGGCCAgagccttgaatacgacggtaggacccttgggtatgacggcatggcctttgacctgatacttaagggtaaggtcaaaggccgtTCCATCATGCCTGAGGGTTAtatgccttcgtgctcaaagggttttaAATCCCATGATCCATTTAGTATGCCTAACAAGTTAGTTCCTACAAAGGTTGCGCGTCTTTATGTTGTTCCTACAGAGGGTGCGTCCGTATGTATTCGAATAGGAATGTGTTGAACTTGAGAGGTTTCCAAACCTTTATAGAGTATCGCTGATTCTCCCCCTCTGGGCTGACTCTCTACCACAGGAACCTCTGTGTTCATCGTAGACCTGGAGGTGGTGAAGCGGGTCACGTGTTCCAGTGTGGCCACGGCGCTCTTCGGCCAGGCCTGCTACCTCGTCCCCACCGGcgccacctccctctccttcagcgACATCTGGGAAAACAAACAGGTGAGCTCAGGGAAGAGAGATATAGAAGGGCATTTCAGAGTAACAAGACGGaagtttagaaatggtttggaataTTCTAGGCTTCACAAGCTATATGgaatagacagatagagacaATGTTTGCTATATTATTTTAAAGTGTTCTTTATTTTACCTGATGTTGATGTACAGTACGTGGCGGCGCTGTGTGAGCAGCTGGCAGAGCGGGACGAAGGATTGCTGGCTAGAGTGAGGGCAGCACCTGGAGCCATCACTCCCTTGGTGGCCATCTTCCCAGCCACCCACTGCTCCGGTCAGCCCACACCTggttacagacacagacacacacacccggggcagGAATCCATACATGGTCGTGGGAGGAACCACACACCTGGGATAGAAACAGCATGCTAGAGTTAGGACCCACACAAGTGGGGTAGAGCCAGATAAAATTTGGGTTAGGGGCTATACACAGCAGGGGAAAGGTCACCATATGTAATAGAAGGGGCCGAGCttcatgggtggggtggggggcacaCTTCATGGGTAGAAGGGGGGGGGCCAAACTTTATGGGTATGAACACCAATTGGTTGAACGAGAGTAGGATGGTGGTGCATGTAAGTAGGTACGACTCCCTTGCCCTTGAACTAACTTACAAGGGTTAGGTCATAGACATGACCATCATACCCTAGTGCTttaggatcgaaccatcgtactcacaGGGTCGCCCTTGTTACCCACCTGATGACAAGTGTGATGTGGAATTATGACATTGTAGAGTTAGCACTGGTCTTTGATCCGCTATTTACCCTTCCTCAGCACTGTCGATGGTGCATGTGGCACCCGCGGAGCTCATGTTGGCTGAACGTCATCTGGACGAACAGCCCCAAGAGGTACCTGACAAGGTGAGTTCAAAATGCAAGTTGCCCTCATATACCACGTCTGTTCAAATACCACATCTCTTTGCCATGTCATCCCCCCTATATCATCAGATGAAGTGCTTTTTgcctccccatataccacatgacaccagatCTTACAgtgcacacctctccctcccctgaacATTTAGACCCTGACACCCTAGAGTCCTCTTGATTCAACCCTGCCACTGTGTAAGACACCTGATTGTGTTTGTCTATACCCCTCTGTCCACTTGCtatattttgtattacttttttttttttactattttaaGGAAGGTGACCTTAACATAAGATCATAGTTGGACATTTTGAGGACCAATGATGCTACTGTATGTTTCAGGTGGGCAAGGAGCTGAAGAAGCGGCTGGCGTCCCTGAATGTGTCAGACCTCAGACTAGAAGACCAGGCATCGtacctcatcccaactctcacacAACACTTTACCAAGACCACGAGGGTAAGACTGGCGAAACACGCAAGTTGAAAGTAGTCACCTCGTCACTGGGGATATATTTAAATCGCTGGGGTAATAAACACCTTTTAGGGAACATAAAATGAGCGTCAGCACATGCATGTGATTATTCAGGACTTAACAGGGGGAGTGTTTAAGCCATTAACATATCTGTGAAGACACTCAGGACATGAATGTGAATTTGGCTTTATTGGCGTCACATTCTTTATCTATGGATCACAACATTGATAAATGCAATGTTTATTTGATGATGTTCATCTTTACAGAGTCTCGGAGGAATTCTGCAGAAGTatgagatatactgtagtgtgATGGTTAAAAAGATTGAACGATGAACGCCATAAAAAACATAAGGACTTTACCTTAAACCTTAaagagcactacggtacgactatGGTATGATACCAGTCGTGcctgaaggtcgtaccatcgtgttcaaaggggttaACATTGTTAGGAGTCTAGATCTTTGTTGGCATGACATTATCTTCTATCCATCCGCCTCACACGTTATTTTTAATATGCAGCTGAACAAATCCCTGTGAAGGCAAATATAGGCCCTGTGTCAGTTCCACACCCTTTAACTTCCTCTTTGTATTGATGGCAAGTATAATTGTTTTCCCTACTATCATACTTTCAATGGGACTTTGATCGATTTATTAACGGAATGTCGTAAAGGATACCATTATACTGATCACTACTAAGAAATAGTCTAAGGTTACAAAGCATGAATAACCAATACGTCTCGTAACACATAATTGATTTTGCCCTTCGTCTTTATTAGGGTGGAGGTCCTCGTGCAAGACAGCAGATGAACACGACCTTCGCTCATGTCGCTACCTCGGGCACAAGGAACTCCCGACCGCCACCACAGCACCCGGCCTTTATGAACTACCCTCAGCCTAGCACTAGAGTGGCGAGACGGGGCGGCAGGATTTAAAGAAATTCTACCATCAACATTTGTTGATACATTAAGATAAAAACTCAATAAACTCATACCATCTATATATACACTTGTTACATTAACAAACTTGTTATCAGTGATGACAGTTTTCGTATATATGTGTTATAATGACTACTCGTTCCACTTGGTAGATAATACTGGTATACTCGAATGATGAATTATCCCGTAGGAGCCATAAACCATCTTCATGGGACTATGAGAAGAGGGATTCTGCATCCCAATTAAGCTACTTAATCAGTAGATTTATCTATTATCTTGATGTGACCACTGTAGCATTGTCGCATCTCTTCTTGATCTACTTAATATCTTGAAATCAGAATTTAAGGAAAGATCTACATGATTGCATTTTAATATTAACCAATATCATTTTTCATATTATCTATAGGCGAAAACAGGGTGAAGAAAACACATGAAACCACACACTTCTCAACATGAAATAATTTCATGTAATCTAGCGCCTGGTCTTGACCACCACAGCCCGGACGCGATAAATAGAATTAACAAAACAACACGTTATGGTCCATTTGCTGCACTCTATTTGCTTTTACCATAAAATGCTACGAATTTactaaaatgagaaacaaaatTGCGATACCATTGGAGGAATTCACCTCAGACATCAtcaatatttatgtgtatgttatCAGGATAATCTTTCAACAATTAAAGGTTATTTAGAATAGAAAACTTACTATACGGTATTCAGGAAGTGTAGCAACTTACAACATTAAGGTTAACTTAACATGAAAAACACGAAAACGTACTTAACAGCATCCAAGCCGGACCTCAGTCTACAATGGCCAACCTTAACTATGGTTTCCTTATTAGTGTGAACCATTTTTACTTTTTCTTACGTTTGAAGGAACATTGTGTATCTATCCTGCAATCAATAGTGACTTTAAGCAAACATTCTGCACATTACCTGTGGTTCATAGGAAGATCAAATGTATTTTTTATGAAATTTAATGTTCTGATTAGCAATCCCATTTAGCAACTGAACGCCTGCATAAAGTGTAGCAACTTTATATGTTCAATTTGTcatatgaaaatgatacaaaattaACTTAATGTATAAGatgttttccattcaaactcagcctAGCGAGACCTCAGCCTACAATAGCCAACATTAACTATGATTTCCTTCTCAGTCTGAATAATATCTACTTTTTCTTACTTCTTGAAGGAACATTTTATATTCTTATACCAATAAAGATGGATTTAGCCAAATATTTtatgtgagggtcaagtcaattgggaggtaagtttgaatggagaaaaactggaggaagtaaagtgttttagatatctgggagtggatctggcagcggatggaaccatggaagcggaagtggatcatagggtgggggagggggcgaaaatcctgggagccttgaagaatgtgtggaagtcgagaacattatctcggaaagcaaaaatgggtatgtttgaaggaatagtggttccaacaatgttgtatggttgcgaggcgtgggctatggatagagttgtgcgcaggaggatggatgtgctggaaatgagatgtttgaggacaatgtgtggtgtgaggtggtttgatcgagtaagtaacgtaagggtaagagagatgtgtggaaataaaaagagcgtggttgagagagcagaagagggtgttttgaagtggtttgggcacatggagagaatgagtgaggaaagattgaccaagaggatatatgtgtcggaggtggagggaacgaggagaagtgggagaccaaattggaggtggaaagatggagtgaaaaagattttgtgtgatcggggcctgaacatgcaggagggtgaaaggagggcaaggaatagagtgaattggagcgatgtggtataccggggttgacgtgctgtcagtggattgaatcagggcatgtgaagcgtctggggtaaaccatggaaagctgtgtaggtatgtatatttgcgtgtgtggacgtatgtatatacatgtgtatggggggggtgggggccatttctttcgtttgtttccgtgcgcgacctcgcaaacgcgggagacagcgacaaagcaaaaatatatatatatatatatatatatatatatatatatatatatatatatatatatatatatatatatatatatatatatatatattctttcatactattcgccatttcccgcctcagcgaggtagcgttaagaacagaggactgggcctctgaggaaacatcttcacccggcccccttctctgttccttccttgggggaggggatgagaggggaagatttccagccccccgctcccttcccttttagtcgccttctacgacacgcagggaatgtgggaagtattctttctcccctatccccagggataaaatatatatatatatatatatatatatatatatatatatatatatttataaatataagtGATATAAACATAAACTAACAACAAAAAACCCATATAAGACCATTTTAGTGAAGATCATGGAACGCAGCCAGACCCGGCCTGCCGTCGCCCGGAAAAGCACAGGTTtgcaggggtaaggttaggttaggcaggatttagcttaatctgattttttttttttttttttttgcatcatcatattctgTGTTCAATTGTTAAATGGGATTGCTAAGCAGAATattagatttcattttttttttatctccctatGAACTACAGGTAATAAGCAGATTATTAGCTTAAATCACTATTCATTGCAGGGTACATATATACTGTTCCTTCAAAACGTAAGATAAGGTAAAAGATGGTTCAGACTAAAAAGGAAACCATAGTTAAGGTTGGCCATTGTCGACTGAGGTCTGGCTTGGATGCTGTAAAATACATTTTCGTGCTTTTCATGTTTAGTTAACCTTAATATTGTAAGTTGCTACACTTTCTGAATACCATATAGTAAGTTTTCTTTTCTAAATAGCCTTTAATTGTTGAAAGATTATCCTGataacatacacataaatattgaTGATGTCTGAGGTGACTTCCTCCCATGGTATCGCAattttgtttctcattttagtAAATTCGTAGCATTTTATGGTAAAAGCAAATAGAGTGCAGCAAATGGACCATAACGTGTTGTTTTGTTAATGCCATTTATCGCGTCCGGGCTGTGGTGGTCAAGACCAGGCGCTAGATTACATGAAATTATTTCATGTTGGGAAGTGTGTggtttcatatgttttttttcacCCTATTTTCGGCTACAGataatatgaaaaagaatattggtTAATATTACAATACAATCATGTAGATCTTGCCTTAAATTCTGATTTTAAGATATTAAGTAGATCTAGAAGAGATGCGACAAAGTGGTCACACCAAGATAATAGATAAACCTACTGATTAAATAGTTTAGCTGGGATGCAGATTTTCTCTTCTTATAGACCCATGAAGATGGTTTATGGCTCCTACGGGATAATTCATCAATCGAGAATATCAGTGTCATCTACCAAGTGCAACGAGTAGtcaatataacttatatatacgAAAACTGCCATCACTGATAACAAGTTTGTTAAtgtaacaagtatatatatatatatagatggtatGAGTTTATATTGAATCTTTATCTTAATGCATCAACAAATGTTGatgatagattttctttaaatcctGCCGCCTTGAAGGTGACACGTGATTGGTCGAGATGAGAGGTACATACCTTGGGGAGGCGTAAGGAAGGGGAAATAGGAGGAGGCGTTGtgccgaaaaaaaaaaggagagttgtAGTGACAGGAAAAAGTTatagaggagtgagagagggacaGTAAAACGAAGACGTTAGTTATTTTGGTTCTGTTCTTTTGTGTATGGTTAACTTCGGTTTACTCTTGCCCTTTGTTGAGAGGCAATGGACTTGTGCCTGTACTTCAGGACACTGAGTGTTCTAGGATTGTGTTTGGCGTTAGCAAGTCTTATGTTATTCCTttggataatgtatatatttccaAGGGCTTTGTGACATCATGGAAGATGATATCAAAATGAAGAAACATCTTCCAACTGCTTTTCTGTAACCAGTAAACAGACAAAATGAATGCTGTATCATTAGTTCAGGAAGATTTGCAATTCCTTCAATCATATTCGTAAAATTCCagttatattattttcatttttttttcttcatatctaGAACAGTTTGTATTAAACTGAAATGTCCATTCAAgctgatgtgtttgtgtttaagCAAAGTTGGCTCCTTTCTTTCCTGTGATCTTGTTATGAATTGCTGTAACCCTAAGTTTATCACTTTATCCTCCTTCATTTCTGTTTTATCCACACAAACTACATATTTAGACCTTTTCATGGTGTATGCTCGTATTACACATTCAGACTTGCTATGTAAGGAAGCTTAATGCGTCTAAGTAGAATTTCTGTATcagaaaataaataatgaattacTTTTGGTTATTGTTTCTAAACACCAACCTAACTTTACTGTCCCAAAAGAAATGTATCAGCCTGGTGAAAAGTGAAAACCTCTGAACTGGATAGAAAGCTGATTTTACCTGAAAGCAATATAGGAAGAGGACTCTGTCACAGGTGGTATAGCTTTCAAGCATAACCCTATAGGAGGCAGCAAGTAGAGTTTGGAAATGACACCAAAGACGACTCCTGCGAGAGCTGCAGGAAGACCTACATGCCACCTACTGTCCTACAACACTCAATTTATTAAGTCCGCCACTTTGaaacaaagaaaggaaaacagaggGTGGGGCAATACCATCTTCTTCAGTGCATTTTGAAAAAATTACAGTACTTGCTGCTTCCGATCACAATATTTGTATTTGTAATCAAACTTGTTTTACTCTCGTTTGTAACAGGTCGTGGCTAGTCTTCCAGTCCATATCAAGGAACGCaaaataaaaacaatgaaaataaaagcCATTTCAGAAAAATGGATATGCTAAAGAACTCATGAACTGAAACTATTATCTTAAGAAAGGATATTATGACACAGGGGACTTAAAAGTCTAAAGATGAAATACTTATCATAGAATTctataatgattaaaaaaaaaaaaaaaactattttcccACCTCCCTTTGAAGGAAACCTGCATCTCTCGCTTTCCCTAAACGACAAACTGATATATAGTTAGTATGTATTTATGTGATATTACATTAATACAAGAGTCGAGGCAGCAGTACTCACGGTGTTAATACATTCCCCTTTATCCGATTCCTAGACAACAACGTTTCGTCAGGGGCAACAACGTTTCCAACATAGGACCTGATAAAAACGTGCGATTAGTTCAATGGAAAATAAGTTATCCATTATGAATATCAAGAAGAATGAAGGTTAGATGAGATATACAGATCACCATGCACCTTATATCCTGTAGTCGGGATAATTTAAGTGCACTGGAAACGTCTCAAGATCACTCGTACGAAACATGGATAATTCATAAATCAAATCATTTTTTGAGGTAATTATCAAATTTCTAAGCATATCTAAGATACTTTCGTAATAAACTGTTAACGATGCATACGATAAATTAGTCaaatttatcaaatattttaacAATTTGACTGAAAAATGAACCAACGACCCaatacaaatataaacaaacaaataaacctgCAGAAATGTCAGTGGTCTAGGGAATG
The sequence above is a segment of the Panulirus ornatus isolate Po-2019 chromosome 12, ASM3632096v1, whole genome shotgun sequence genome. Coding sequences within it:
- the LOC139751727 gene encoding uncharacterized protein, whose protein sequence is MASRQPFSSQSILYILLDYVDEKKKYDLDIIHRALESTVVVAASVVGGIRLPGLGVGVLGPPFTRILRLSPVRNNLPGILSSLNSMVDGLTPVQRGTEVSVEVSEALDTVVAEAAAFSLAATHPLQVVVITWGPVHVLTEAFTLLLNHSHARCLRAVHVAGVENILHGALLQENVPAGDAAGGVWVTAASYSPDPYTFTALFKSWLGETKGKEPHIQLIIPAAICEDHQDPLTLLVDMQEIMVNPACLPSTVASRLTINNNIYRTVSTTQGTSVFIVDLEVVKRVTCSSVATALFGQACYLVPTGATSLSFSDIWENKQYVAALCEQLAERDEGLLARVRAAPGAITPLVAIFPATHCSALSMVHVAPAELMLAERHLDEQPQEVPDKVGKELKKRLASLNVSDLRLEDQASYLIPTLTQHFTKTTRGGGPRARQQMNTTFAHVATSGTRNSRPPPQHPAFMNYPQPSTRVARRGGRI